The following are encoded in a window of Stigmatopora nigra isolate UIUO_SnigA chromosome 23, RoL_Snig_1.1, whole genome shotgun sequence genomic DNA:
- the LOC144181194 gene encoding peroxisomal succinyl-coenzyme A thioesterase-like isoform X1, giving the protein MSQSSAPPLLSVAPTRALVDEPWRVRVDNLPPGAPVTLRCEHRSEDQDDWEAYAHYVGDAAGAVSVADDASLGGTYRGREAMGLLWSMRAVPGSRPGLSRLRKRNVLGPMLFTVSVLAGHVGPDFGERLPLARQLVERWYLAPGVRRLELKDRGVRGTLFLPSGPGPFPGLLDMWGGGGGLLEYRSALLASHGYVSLALEYFAPGELASSDLEFQYFEAAFDLVRRHPAVLPDRVGIFGLSLGAMVAISLAAESTLVEPACCVCISGSHFFPRDQPLSQIGLPTNVSKIRLDEEQNFIWRDLSLPVSGDLSRKSDVRRIKCPLLLVNGQDDQNHPTVEYAEDVSEDGAHDALGGEGAPADPPGVPRRGSPDRAAVLAALPSHQLHVGPPEGPSHHAVGRPTQSPLGRPRGLLAQDVGLPPAPPLLAGASQGQDVSPLFHPRAAGTTTTTIHSGPPSRILADIFWTVGRADIPSVRFISNILA; this is encoded by the exons ATGTCCCAATCCTCCGCGCCGCCCCTCTTGTCCGTGGCGCCCACGCGGGCCCTCGTGGACGAGCCCTGGAGGGTGCGGGTGGACAATCTGCCCCCCGGAGCGCCCGTCACGCTGCGTTGCGAGCACCGGTCGGAGGACCAAGACGACTGGGAGGCCTACGCCCATTACGTCGGCGACGCCGCCGGAGCCGTTTCCG TCGCAGACGACGCCAGTTTAGGAGGCACGTACCGAGGGAGAGAAGCCATGGGCTTGCTGTGGAGCATGCGAGCGGTTCCCGGCAGCCGCCCGGGCCTCAG CAGACTGAGGAAGAGGAACGTGCTGGGCCCCATGCTTTTCACCGTCTCCGTCTTGGCCGGCCACGTGGGCCCCGACTTCGGGGAGCGCCTCCCTCTGGCGCGCCAGCTCGTGGAGAGGTGGTACTTGGCCCCGGGGGTGCGCAGACTGGAGCTCAAGGACCGAGGGGTGCGAGGGACCCTCTTCCTTCCTTCAG GTCCGGGACCCTTCCCGGGGCTGCTGGACATGTGGGGTGGCGGCGGGGGATTACTGGAGTACCGCTCGGCCTTGCTGGCCTCGCACGGTTACGTCTCTTTGGCGCTGGAGTACTTTGCCCCCGGCGAGCTGGCCTCTTCCGACCTGGAGTTTCAGTATTTTGAG GCGGCCTTCGACCTGGTCAGACGTCATCCCGCCGTCCTCCCCGATCGAGTGGGAATATTCGGTCTTTCCCTGGGCGCCATGGTGGCCATCTCCTTGGCGGCCGAGAGCACCCTGGTGGAG CCCGCCTGCTGCGTCTGCATCAGCGGCAGCCATTTCTTTCCACGCGACCAGCCCCTGAGTCAAATCGGCCTACCCAC AAACGTCAGCAAGATTCGCCTGGACGAGGAGCAAAACTTCATCTGGCGAGATCTCAGCCTGCCCGTCTCCGGCGACCTGTCCCGCAAATCGGAC GTGAGGAGAATCAAGTGCCCACTCTTGCTGGTCAACGGTCAGGACGACCAGAATCATCCGACTGTGGAGTACGCCGAGGATGTGAGCGAAG ATGGAGCGCATGATGCGCTCGGTGGGGAAGGAGCACCTGCTGACCCGCCTGGAGTACCCCGACGCGGGTCACCTGATCGAGCCGCCGTACTCGCCGCACTTCCGAGCCACCAACTTCATGTGGGACCGCCAGAAGGCCCGAG TCACCATGCTGTGGGGAGGCCAACCCAAAGCCCACTCGGACGCCCAAGAGGACTCCTGGCGCAAGATGTTGGCCTTCCTCCGGCGCCACCTCTACTCGCCGGCGCCTCCCAGGGCCAGGATGTGAGCCCGCTCTTTCACCCCCGGGCAGctgggacgacgacgacgacgatacACTCGGGCCCTCCCTCCCGAATTTTGGCGGACATTTTCTGGACGGTGGGTCGCGCAGACATTCCATCCGTTCGCTTCATTTCCAACATATTGGCTTGA
- the LOC144181194 gene encoding peroxisomal succinyl-coenzyme A thioesterase-like isoform X2 codes for MSQSSAPPLLSVAPTRALVDEPWRVRVDNLPPGAPVTLRCEHRSEDQDDWEAYAHYVGDAAGAVSVADDASLGGTYRGREAMGLLWSMRAVPGSRPGLRLRKRNVLGPMLFTVSVLAGHVGPDFGERLPLARQLVERWYLAPGVRRLELKDRGVRGTLFLPSGPGPFPGLLDMWGGGGGLLEYRSALLASHGYVSLALEYFAPGELASSDLEFQYFEAAFDLVRRHPAVLPDRVGIFGLSLGAMVAISLAAESTLVEPACCVCISGSHFFPRDQPLSQIGLPTNVSKIRLDEEQNFIWRDLSLPVSGDLSRKSDVRRIKCPLLLVNGQDDQNHPTVEYAEDVSEDGAHDALGGEGAPADPPGVPRRGSPDRAAVLAALPSHQLHVGPPEGPSHHAVGRPTQSPLGRPRGLLAQDVGLPPAPPLLAGASQGQDVSPLFHPRAAGTTTTTIHSGPPSRILADIFWTVGRADIPSVRFISNILA; via the exons ATGTCCCAATCCTCCGCGCCGCCCCTCTTGTCCGTGGCGCCCACGCGGGCCCTCGTGGACGAGCCCTGGAGGGTGCGGGTGGACAATCTGCCCCCCGGAGCGCCCGTCACGCTGCGTTGCGAGCACCGGTCGGAGGACCAAGACGACTGGGAGGCCTACGCCCATTACGTCGGCGACGCCGCCGGAGCCGTTTCCG TCGCAGACGACGCCAGTTTAGGAGGCACGTACCGAGGGAGAGAAGCCATGGGCTTGCTGTGGAGCATGCGAGCGGTTCCCGGCAGCCGCCCGGGCCTCAG ACTGAGGAAGAGGAACGTGCTGGGCCCCATGCTTTTCACCGTCTCCGTCTTGGCCGGCCACGTGGGCCCCGACTTCGGGGAGCGCCTCCCTCTGGCGCGCCAGCTCGTGGAGAGGTGGTACTTGGCCCCGGGGGTGCGCAGACTGGAGCTCAAGGACCGAGGGGTGCGAGGGACCCTCTTCCTTCCTTCAG GTCCGGGACCCTTCCCGGGGCTGCTGGACATGTGGGGTGGCGGCGGGGGATTACTGGAGTACCGCTCGGCCTTGCTGGCCTCGCACGGTTACGTCTCTTTGGCGCTGGAGTACTTTGCCCCCGGCGAGCTGGCCTCTTCCGACCTGGAGTTTCAGTATTTTGAG GCGGCCTTCGACCTGGTCAGACGTCATCCCGCCGTCCTCCCCGATCGAGTGGGAATATTCGGTCTTTCCCTGGGCGCCATGGTGGCCATCTCCTTGGCGGCCGAGAGCACCCTGGTGGAG CCCGCCTGCTGCGTCTGCATCAGCGGCAGCCATTTCTTTCCACGCGACCAGCCCCTGAGTCAAATCGGCCTACCCAC AAACGTCAGCAAGATTCGCCTGGACGAGGAGCAAAACTTCATCTGGCGAGATCTCAGCCTGCCCGTCTCCGGCGACCTGTCCCGCAAATCGGAC GTGAGGAGAATCAAGTGCCCACTCTTGCTGGTCAACGGTCAGGACGACCAGAATCATCCGACTGTGGAGTACGCCGAGGATGTGAGCGAAG ATGGAGCGCATGATGCGCTCGGTGGGGAAGGAGCACCTGCTGACCCGCCTGGAGTACCCCGACGCGGGTCACCTGATCGAGCCGCCGTACTCGCCGCACTTCCGAGCCACCAACTTCATGTGGGACCGCCAGAAGGCCCGAG TCACCATGCTGTGGGGAGGCCAACCCAAAGCCCACTCGGACGCCCAAGAGGACTCCTGGCGCAAGATGTTGGCCTTCCTCCGGCGCCACCTCTACTCGCCGGCGCCTCCCAGGGCCAGGATGTGAGCCCGCTCTTTCACCCCCGGGCAGctgggacgacgacgacgacgatacACTCGGGCCCTCCCTCCCGAATTTTGGCGGACATTTTCTGGACGGTGGGTCGCGCAGACATTCCATCCGTTCGCTTCATTTCCAACATATTGGCTTGA
- the LOC144181194 gene encoding peroxisomal succinyl-coenzyme A thioesterase-like isoform X3 translates to MSQSSAPPLLSVAPTRALVDEPWRVRVDNLPPGAPVTLRCEHRSEDQDDWEAYAHYVGDAAGAVSVADDASLGGTYRGREAMGLLWSMRAVPGSRPGLRLRKRNVLGPMLFTVSVLAGHVGPDFGERLPLARQLVERWYLAPGVRRLELKDRGVRGTLFLPSGPGPFPGLLDMWGGGGGLLEYRSALLASHGYVSLALEYFAPGELASSDLEFQYFEAAFDLVRRHPAVLPDRVGIFGLSLGAMVAISLAAESTLVEPACCVCISGSHFFPRDQPLSQIGLPTNVSKIRLDEEQNFIWRDLSLPVSGDLSRKSDVRRIKCPLLLVNGQDDQNHPTVEYAEDMERMMRSVGKEHLLTRLEYPDAGHLIEPPYSPHFRATNFMWDRQKARVTMLWGGQPKAHSDAQEDSWRKMLAFLRRHLYSPAPPRARM, encoded by the exons ATGTCCCAATCCTCCGCGCCGCCCCTCTTGTCCGTGGCGCCCACGCGGGCCCTCGTGGACGAGCCCTGGAGGGTGCGGGTGGACAATCTGCCCCCCGGAGCGCCCGTCACGCTGCGTTGCGAGCACCGGTCGGAGGACCAAGACGACTGGGAGGCCTACGCCCATTACGTCGGCGACGCCGCCGGAGCCGTTTCCG TCGCAGACGACGCCAGTTTAGGAGGCACGTACCGAGGGAGAGAAGCCATGGGCTTGCTGTGGAGCATGCGAGCGGTTCCCGGCAGCCGCCCGGGCCTCAG ACTGAGGAAGAGGAACGTGCTGGGCCCCATGCTTTTCACCGTCTCCGTCTTGGCCGGCCACGTGGGCCCCGACTTCGGGGAGCGCCTCCCTCTGGCGCGCCAGCTCGTGGAGAGGTGGTACTTGGCCCCGGGGGTGCGCAGACTGGAGCTCAAGGACCGAGGGGTGCGAGGGACCCTCTTCCTTCCTTCAG GTCCGGGACCCTTCCCGGGGCTGCTGGACATGTGGGGTGGCGGCGGGGGATTACTGGAGTACCGCTCGGCCTTGCTGGCCTCGCACGGTTACGTCTCTTTGGCGCTGGAGTACTTTGCCCCCGGCGAGCTGGCCTCTTCCGACCTGGAGTTTCAGTATTTTGAG GCGGCCTTCGACCTGGTCAGACGTCATCCCGCCGTCCTCCCCGATCGAGTGGGAATATTCGGTCTTTCCCTGGGCGCCATGGTGGCCATCTCCTTGGCGGCCGAGAGCACCCTGGTGGAG CCCGCCTGCTGCGTCTGCATCAGCGGCAGCCATTTCTTTCCACGCGACCAGCCCCTGAGTCAAATCGGCCTACCCAC AAACGTCAGCAAGATTCGCCTGGACGAGGAGCAAAACTTCATCTGGCGAGATCTCAGCCTGCCCGTCTCCGGCGACCTGTCCCGCAAATCGGAC GTGAGGAGAATCAAGTGCCCACTCTTGCTGGTCAACGGTCAGGACGACCAGAATCATCCGACTGTGGAGTACGCCGAGGAT ATGGAGCGCATGATGCGCTCGGTGGGGAAGGAGCACCTGCTGACCCGCCTGGAGTACCCCGACGCGGGTCACCTGATCGAGCCGCCGTACTCGCCGCACTTCCGAGCCACCAACTTCATGTGGGACCGCCAGAAGGCCCGAG TCACCATGCTGTGGGGAGGCCAACCCAAAGCCCACTCGGACGCCCAAGAGGACTCCTGGCGCAAGATGTTGGCCTTCCTCCGGCGCCACCTCTACTCGCCGGCGCCTCCCAGGGCCAGGATGTGA
- the ndufa12 gene encoding NADH dehydrogenase [ubiquinone] 1 alpha subcomplex subunit 12, whose protein sequence is MAEYVNIVRRALGQIGGHGGVRGFLLQLFRVNDVKTGALIGVDKYGNKYYEDKKNYFFGRHRWVIYTTEMNGKKTLWEVDGSMVPAEWHCWLHCMTDNPPTTHPPEAKKFLAEVHQFNVSGTPEQYVPYATTRKKIHEWVPPKAQ, encoded by the exons ATGGCGGAGTACGTCAACATTGTCCGACGGGCTTTGGGACAAATAGGAGGTCATGGCGGAGTCCGGGGCTTTCTCCTACAACTCTTCAG GGTAAACGACGTGAAGACGGGAGCCCTGATCGGTGTGGACAAATATGGCAACAAATACTACGAGGACAAGAAGAACTATTTTTTTG GCCGCCATCGATGGGTCATCTACACCACCGAGATGAATGGGAAGAAGACTTTGTGGGAGGTGGACGGCAGCATGGTGCCCGCAGAATG GCATTGTTGGCTCCACTGCATGACGGACAACCCCCCCACCACGCACCCGCCCGAAGCCAAGAAATTCCTGGCCGAGGTGCACCAGTTCAACGTGAGCGGCACGCCGGAGCAATACGTGCCCTACGCCACCACGCGCAAGAAGATCCACGAGTGGGTGCCCCCCAAAGCCCAGTAA